One genomic region from Streptomyces sp. Li-HN-5-11 encodes:
- a CDS encoding LLM class flavin-dependent oxidoreductase produces the protein MEFGLFVQGYVGKRAETDPLAEHKALMEETEYVIQADKSGFKYAWASEHHFLEEYSHLSANDVFLGYLAHATERIHLGSGIFNPLAQVNHPVKVAEKVAMLDHLSEGRFEFGSGRGAGSHEILGFLPGITDMNYTKEIWEETIAEFPKMWLQDEYAGFQGKHWQLPPRKVLPKPYGKSHPAMWYAAGSPPSYAMAAKKGLGVLGFSIQKVSDMEWVLEQYKTAVVNAEPVGDFVNDNVMVTTTAICAPTHDEAIRIAVGGGLHYLPSLVFRYHDTFPRPEGFPVWPETLPEYTAEFVEVLVEEELLICGDPDEVLRQCKRWEQAGADQLSFGLPVGVPKEETLQTIRLIGEHVIPKIDTDPVHRTTRFRQSA, from the coding sequence TTGGAATTCGGGCTGTTCGTACAGGGATACGTGGGCAAGCGCGCCGAGACCGACCCGCTCGCCGAGCACAAGGCGCTGATGGAGGAGACCGAGTACGTCATCCAGGCGGACAAGTCCGGCTTCAAGTACGCCTGGGCGTCAGAGCACCACTTCCTGGAGGAGTACTCCCACCTCTCCGCCAACGACGTCTTCCTCGGCTACCTCGCCCACGCCACCGAGCGCATCCACCTCGGCTCCGGCATCTTCAACCCGCTCGCCCAGGTCAACCATCCGGTGAAGGTCGCCGAGAAGGTCGCCATGCTCGACCACCTCAGCGAGGGCCGCTTCGAGTTCGGCAGCGGGCGCGGCGCCGGCTCGCACGAGATCCTGGGCTTCCTCCCCGGCATCACCGACATGAACTACACCAAGGAGATCTGGGAGGAGACCATCGCGGAGTTCCCCAAGATGTGGCTCCAGGACGAGTACGCCGGCTTCCAGGGCAAGCACTGGCAGCTCCCGCCCCGCAAGGTCCTGCCCAAGCCGTACGGGAAGTCCCACCCGGCGATGTGGTACGCCGCCGGGTCCCCGCCCTCCTACGCGATGGCGGCGAAGAAGGGGCTCGGCGTCCTCGGCTTCAGCATCCAGAAGGTCTCCGACATGGAGTGGGTGCTGGAGCAGTACAAGACGGCGGTCGTGAACGCGGAGCCCGTCGGGGACTTCGTGAACGACAACGTGATGGTGACGACCACGGCGATCTGCGCGCCCACGCACGACGAGGCGATCCGGATCGCGGTGGGCGGCGGCCTGCACTACCTGCCGTCCCTCGTCTTCCGCTACCACGACACCTTCCCGCGCCCCGAGGGCTTCCCGGTCTGGCCCGAGACGCTGCCCGAGTACACGGCGGAGTTCGTCGAGGTCCTCGTCGAGGAGGAACTGCTGATCTGCGGCGACCCCGACGAGGTGCTGCGGCAGTGCAAGCGGTGGGAGCAGGCCGGGGCCGACCAGCTGAGCTTCGGGCTGCCGGTGGGGGTGCCGAAGGAGGAGACGCTGCAGACGATCCGGCTGATCGGGGAGCACGTGATTCCGAAGATCGACACGGATCCGGTGCACCGGACCACCCGGTTCCGCCAGTCCGCGTGA
- a CDS encoding nitroreductase family deazaflavin-dependent oxidoreductase translates to MSERLQRNQLVIDEFRSAGGVVGGDFAGVPLLLLTTTGARSGEPRTMPMTYLRDGTRLVVFGANGGRPKHPGWYHNLLADPAALVEVGTEAYRVTATVTEGAERERLWAQQLLHTPYFEGFQEQAGRRIPVVALTRDA, encoded by the coding sequence ATGTCAGAGCGACTGCAGCGCAACCAACTCGTGATCGACGAGTTCCGCTCCGCAGGCGGAGTGGTGGGCGGTGACTTCGCGGGAGTGCCCCTGCTCCTGCTCACCACGACCGGTGCGCGCAGCGGGGAGCCTCGCACCATGCCGATGACCTATCTGAGGGACGGTACGAGGCTGGTGGTCTTCGGAGCCAACGGAGGCCGGCCGAAGCACCCGGGCTGGTACCACAACCTGCTGGCCGACCCCGCCGCCCTGGTCGAGGTCGGCACCGAGGCATACCGGGTGACGGCGACGGTGACCGAGGGTGCGGAGCGCGAACGGCTCTGGGCTCAGCAGCTGCTGCACACCCCGTATTTCGAAGGCTTCCAGGAGCAGGCCGGGCGCCGGATCCCGGTCGTCGCGCTGACACGGGACGCCTGA
- a CDS encoding CehA/McbA family metallohydrolase — MVTGGRGCPYVGSVTAASGAGGTDRDRESRTIRGTLTPGSPDYVYIPVKVPSGVREIKVEHAYDRPSVPAGTPGNALDIGVFDERGTEVGGPGFRGWSGGARSKFFIRTDDATPGYVPGPVGEGTWHVALGPYTVAPQGLSYELTVTLTYGESGVTPRTVYPPERARGRGRAWYRGDCHIHSWHSDGRRAPAEIAALARSAGLDFINSSDHNTHASHAHWAGLADDDLLIMLGEEVTTRNGHVVALGTDPGTFLDWRYRARDNRWARFARDIRRAGGLVVPAHPHATCVGCAWKFGFAEADAVEVWNGPFTPDDETALADWDSMLVLSVREGREGRAWIPAMGSSDAHRPPDAVGMPQTVVLADDLTREAIQEGIRAGRSYVAESANVSLTFKAMGEACEPAGIGERLPVDPDTPVTVRLEASGVPRCTVRFVTDQGVLLTSDPLPVSGSGEVEWRTTAAYAAYVRAEVRHETAVGPLPGVMAAFTNPIFLGRD, encoded by the coding sequence ATCGTGACGGGGGGCCGTGGCTGCCCTTACGTTGGGAGCGTGACTGCCGCGAGTGGTGCTGGGGGCACGGACCGGGACCGGGAGTCCCGGACGATCCGGGGCACGCTGACTCCCGGCTCGCCGGACTACGTGTACATCCCGGTCAAGGTGCCTTCCGGGGTGCGGGAGATCAAGGTCGAACACGCCTACGACAGGCCGTCCGTCCCGGCCGGCACCCCCGGCAACGCGCTCGACATCGGCGTCTTCGACGAGCGCGGCACCGAGGTGGGCGGGCCCGGCTTCCGGGGCTGGTCGGGCGGGGCGCGCTCGAAGTTCTTCATCCGCACGGACGACGCGACCCCGGGGTACGTGCCCGGTCCGGTGGGCGAAGGCACCTGGCACGTGGCGCTGGGCCCGTACACGGTCGCGCCGCAGGGGCTGTCGTACGAGCTCACGGTCACGCTGACGTACGGGGAGTCCGGCGTGACGCCCCGGACGGTGTACCCGCCCGAGCGGGCGAGGGGCCGGGGCCGGGCCTGGTACCGGGGCGACTGTCACATCCACTCCTGGCACTCCGACGGCCGCCGCGCCCCGGCCGAGATCGCGGCACTCGCCCGTTCGGCGGGCCTGGACTTCATCAACAGCTCCGACCACAACACCCACGCCTCGCACGCCCACTGGGCCGGCCTGGCCGACGACGACCTGCTGATCATGCTGGGCGAGGAGGTCACGACGAGGAACGGCCACGTGGTGGCCCTCGGTACCGACCCCGGCACCTTCCTGGACTGGCGCTACCGGGCGCGGGACAACCGCTGGGCCCGCTTCGCGCGGGACATCCGCCGCGCCGGCGGCCTGGTGGTCCCCGCCCACCCGCACGCCACGTGCGTCGGCTGCGCCTGGAAGTTCGGCTTCGCCGAGGCGGACGCCGTGGAGGTGTGGAACGGTCCCTTCACACCCGACGACGAGACGGCACTGGCCGACTGGGACAGCATGCTGGTGCTGTCCGTGCGGGAGGGGAGGGAGGGGCGTGCCTGGATCCCGGCGATGGGCAGCAGCGACGCCCACCGGCCGCCGGACGCGGTGGGCATGCCCCAGACGGTCGTCCTGGCCGACGACCTGACCCGCGAGGCGATCCAGGAGGGCATCCGCGCGGGCCGCTCGTACGTGGCCGAGTCCGCGAACGTGTCGCTGACGTTCAAGGCGATGGGAGAGGCGTGTGAGCCGGCCGGGATCGGGGAGCGGTTGCCGGTGGACCCGGACACCCCGGTCACGGTCCGCCTGGAGGCCTCCGGCGTCCCGCGCTGCACCGTCCGCTTCGTCACCGACCAGGGCGTACTCCTGACCAGCGACCCGCTCCCGGTCTCCGGCTCGGGTGAGGTCGAGTGGCGTACGACGGCGGCGTACGCGGCCTACGTACGGGCGGAGGTCCGCCACGAGACGGCGGTGGGACCGCTGCCGGGGGTGATGGCGGCGTTCACGAACCCGATCTTTCTGGGACGCGACTGA
- a CDS encoding transposase, producing the protein MSLTDAQWARIAPLLPDRTPRRGGRWRDHRRVIDAIAYGAADDGGPPGTGWTWPTGLVG; encoded by the coding sequence GTGTCGTTGACTGACGCCCAGTGGGCCCGCATTGCGCCGCTTCTGCCGGACCGGACGCCTCGGCGGGGTGGGCGGTGGCGGGATCACCGGCGGGTGATCGACGCGATCGCGTACGGCGCCGCAGACGACGGCGGACCGCCCGGGACTGGTTGGACCTGGCCCACAGGTCTCGTCGGCTGA
- a CDS encoding SDR family oxidoreductase, with protein sequence MAKLDGRVVIITGAARGQGEQEARLFTAEGARVVVSDVLDDQGEALAKELGAPYVHLDVSREEDWQAALAAARTAYGRVDGLVNNAGILRFNALVDTPLEEFMQVVQVNQVGCFLGMKTVAPALAEGGTIVNTASYTALTGMAAVGTYAATKHAVLGLTRVAALELAHRKIRVNAICPGAVDTPMSNPARLDPDADAEETTRALDELYRKLVPLGRIGRPEEVARLALFLTSDDSSYITGQPFVIDGGWLAGVTVI encoded by the coding sequence ATGGCCAAGCTGGACGGACGCGTCGTCATCATCACCGGTGCGGCGCGCGGGCAGGGCGAGCAGGAGGCGCGGCTCTTCACGGCGGAGGGCGCCCGGGTGGTCGTCTCCGACGTGCTGGACGACCAGGGGGAGGCGCTGGCGAAGGAACTGGGCGCGCCCTACGTCCACCTGGACGTGAGCCGCGAGGAGGACTGGCAGGCCGCCCTCGCCGCCGCGCGCACGGCCTACGGCCGGGTCGACGGGCTGGTCAACAACGCCGGCATCCTGCGCTTCAACGCCCTCGTGGACACTCCGCTGGAGGAGTTCATGCAGGTCGTGCAGGTCAACCAGGTCGGCTGCTTCCTCGGCATGAAGACGGTCGCGCCCGCGCTCGCCGAGGGCGGGACGATCGTCAACACCGCCTCCTACACGGCGCTGACCGGCATGGCGGCCGTCGGCACCTACGCCGCCACCAAGCACGCCGTCCTCGGGCTCACCCGGGTCGCCGCCCTGGAGCTGGCGCACCGGAAGATCCGCGTCAACGCCATCTGCCCGGGCGCCGTCGACACCCCGATGTCCAACCCGGCCCGGCTGGACCCGGACGCCGACGCCGAGGAGACCACCCGCGCGCTGGACGAGCTGTACCGCAAACTCGTGCCGCTGGGCCGGATAGGCCGGCCGGAGGAGGTGGCCCGGCTGGCCCTGTTCCTCACCAGTGACGACTCCTCGTACATCACCGGGCAGCCGTTCGTGATCGACGGCGGGTGGCTGGCGGGGGTGACCGTCATCTGA
- a CDS encoding nitroreductase/quinone reductase family protein, with protein sequence MPRPAETKYRVATAFQRRLNPIMRRLPAQILLETTGRTSGLPRRTPVGGRRVDGSFWLVSEFGERSQYVRNIKADPRVRVRLRGRWHTGTAHLLPDDDPVARLRGLPRMNSVAVRAIGAGLLTVRVDLDG encoded by the coding sequence ATGCCCCGCCCCGCCGAGACCAAGTACCGCGTCGCCACGGCGTTCCAGCGCCGCCTGAATCCGATCATGCGCCGCCTGCCGGCCCAGATCCTCCTGGAGACGACGGGCCGCACCTCGGGCCTGCCACGCCGGACCCCGGTCGGCGGACGCCGCGTCGACGGCTCGTTCTGGCTGGTCTCCGAGTTCGGTGAGCGTTCGCAGTACGTCCGCAACATCAAGGCGGATCCGCGGGTGCGGGTGCGTCTCCGGGGCCGCTGGCACACCGGCACCGCCCACCTCCTGCCGGACGATGACCCGGTCGCCCGCCTGCGCGGCCTGCCCCGGATGAACAGCGTGGCGGTGCGGGCGATCGGGGCGGGGCTGCTGACGGTGCGGGTGGATCTGGACGGGTGA
- a CDS encoding D-aminoacylase, with protein sequence MLDHLIKGATVVDGTGAPAYTADVGIRGGRIAAIGKVTEASRTTEDASGLLLTPGFVDPHTHYDAQLFWDPYATPSLNHGVTTVAAGNCGFTLAPLNPARPKDADYTRRMMSRVEGMSLVALEEGAPWSWHTFGEYLDALEGRIAVNAGFMVGHCALRRHVMGPQAVGGQPTPEQTEAMLRLLHEAMEAGAWGLSTTQSSTHSDGDGQPVASRHARPEELLALAGAVGEHEGTQIEAIVAGCLDQFSDAEIDLLVDMSATAGRPLNWNVLTVDAAVPERVPRQLSASERARKAGGRVVALTMPILTPMNMSLGTFCALNLIPGWGPILGLPVPERIARLSDPSVRAEMLRRADSKEAGVFRRLANFGRYVIGDTYSEANAGLTGRVVRDIAQERGQDPFTCLVEICAADDLRTVLWPMPTDNDPASWSLRAETWQHEDVLLGGSDAGAHLDRMCGAPYTTRFLGDCLRGRKLVGLEQAVRMLTDDPARLFGLRERGRVREGWHADLVLLDPERIDAGQATLVHDLPGDSPRLDSKALGIRAVWVNGAEAIRDDVVTGAVPGRVLRSGRDTRTVSTR encoded by the coding sequence ATGCTCGACCATCTGATCAAGGGCGCGACCGTCGTCGACGGCACGGGCGCACCGGCGTACACCGCGGACGTGGGGATACGAGGCGGCAGGATCGCAGCGATCGGCAAGGTCACCGAGGCCTCCCGCACCACCGAGGACGCCTCCGGCCTCCTCCTCACCCCCGGCTTCGTCGACCCCCACACCCACTACGACGCCCAGCTCTTCTGGGACCCGTACGCCACCCCGTCCCTCAACCACGGGGTGACGACGGTCGCGGCCGGCAACTGCGGCTTCACCCTCGCCCCCCTGAACCCGGCCCGCCCCAAGGACGCCGACTACACCCGCCGCATGATGTCCAGGGTCGAGGGCATGTCCCTGGTCGCGCTGGAGGAGGGCGCACCATGGAGCTGGCACACCTTCGGCGAGTACCTGGACGCGCTGGAGGGCCGGATCGCCGTCAACGCCGGCTTCATGGTGGGGCACTGCGCCCTGCGCCGCCATGTGATGGGGCCGCAGGCGGTGGGAGGGCAGCCCACGCCCGAGCAGACGGAGGCGATGCTCCGGCTCCTCCACGAGGCCATGGAGGCCGGAGCCTGGGGCCTGTCCACCACCCAGTCGTCCACGCACTCCGACGGTGACGGGCAGCCGGTCGCCTCCCGGCACGCGCGGCCCGAGGAACTCCTGGCCCTCGCCGGGGCCGTCGGCGAGCACGAGGGCACGCAGATCGAGGCGATCGTCGCGGGCTGCCTGGACCAGTTCAGCGACGCCGAGATCGACCTGCTCGTGGACATGAGCGCGACCGCCGGACGCCCCCTGAACTGGAACGTCCTCACCGTCGACGCGGCCGTCCCCGAACGCGTGCCCAGGCAGCTGTCCGCGAGCGAGCGGGCCCGCAAGGCGGGCGGCCGGGTCGTCGCCCTCACCATGCCCATCCTCACGCCGATGAACATGTCTCTGGGCACCTTCTGCGCCCTGAACCTGATTCCCGGATGGGGCCCGATCCTCGGCCTCCCCGTCCCGGAACGCATCGCGCGCCTCAGCGACCCGTCCGTCCGGGCGGAGATGCTGCGGCGGGCCGACTCCAAGGAGGCGGGCGTCTTCCGGCGGCTGGCGAACTTCGGGCGGTACGTCATCGGCGACACCTACAGCGAGGCGAACGCGGGGCTGACCGGGCGGGTGGTCCGGGACATCGCGCAGGAGAGGGGCCAGGACCCGTTCACCTGCCTGGTGGAGATCTGCGCCGCGGACGACCTGCGTACGGTCCTGTGGCCCATGCCCACCGACAACGACCCCGCCTCCTGGTCCCTGCGCGCCGAGACCTGGCAGCACGAGGACGTCCTGCTGGGCGGCTCGGACGCGGGGGCGCACCTGGACCGGATGTGCGGGGCGCCGTACACCACCCGTTTCCTCGGCGACTGTCTGCGCGGCCGGAAGCTCGTGGGCCTGGAGCAGGCGGTGAGGATGCTGACCGACGACCCGGCGCGGCTCTTCGGGCTGCGCGAGCGCGGCCGTGTCCGGGAGGGCTGGCACGCCGACCTGGTCCTCCTCGACCCGGAACGGATCGACGCCGGCCAGGCCACCCTCGTGCACGACCTGCCGGGCGACAGCCCGCGCCTGGACTCCAAGGCGCTCGGGATACGAGCCGTCTGGGTCAACGGTGCCGAGGCGATCCGCGACGACGTGGTGACGGGGGCGGTACCGGGCCGGGTACTGCGCTCCGGCCGGGACACCCGGACGGTGAGTACGCGGTGA
- a CDS encoding VOC family protein — MATLTPHLVVRDPVRAAEWYARAFGAQERSRVPLPGGRVMTIELAFGDSTVAIADEFPEHGIVSPLTLGGTYGALQIATDDVEALWKQALEAGAEVFHPLQDTFWGERHGQVIDPFGHRWGLSQHLRDVPPQEIAAAAAKLFGA; from the coding sequence ATGGCAACGCTTACTCCGCACCTTGTTGTGCGTGACCCGGTCCGCGCGGCCGAGTGGTACGCGCGGGCGTTCGGAGCCCAGGAGCGCAGCCGCGTTCCGCTGCCCGGAGGGCGCGTCATGACGATCGAGCTCGCTTTCGGCGACTCCACCGTGGCGATCGCCGACGAGTTCCCCGAGCACGGCATCGTCTCGCCGCTCACCCTCGGAGGTACCTACGGCGCACTGCAGATCGCCACCGACGACGTCGAAGCATTGTGGAAGCAAGCGCTGGAGGCCGGCGCGGAAGTGTTCCACCCCCTGCAGGACACCTTCTGGGGCGAGCGTCACGGGCAGGTCATCGACCCGTTCGGACACCGGTGGGGCCTGTCGCAGCACCTGCGCGACGTGCCACCGCAGGAGATCGCCGCCGCGGCCGCCAAGCTGTTCGGTGCCTGA
- a CDS encoding aldehyde dehydrogenase family protein produces the protein MNDTANDARGLFIGGEWAEPDAGHYPVTDPATEESVGRAPEASADQVRAACAAAREACGPWSRTAPEERAAVLARAAGLIRDRLVPYAELARAETGATTATARAMQVGVAAARFRRYARVEPAQWAIEPQINEAGPMGKAGVVGALAVRQPVGVVVCITSYNNPWANPAGKVAPALAMGNTVVVKPAPQDPLSVYRMAEALEEAGVPRGVVNVVSGRSVEVGEAAVASDDVDMVSFTGSTAVGRRIAEVCGRDMKRQLMELGGKGAALVFDDADLGSAVAGIGTAFSFYSGQICTAPTRVLAQRGVYDHLVNQLASYARRLKVGDPREPDTVVGPLISAAHRERVESYVELGRKEGATVVTGAERPLLPDRGFYVAPTLLADCTNDMRVSREEIFGPVVTVIPFDDEEEAVTLANDSDYGLIDYVWSGDVARAFRVARRLKAGGVGVNTVARNMEAPFGGFKKSGVGRDVGSYALHAYSEVQAIVWPG, from the coding sequence GTGAACGACACGGCGAACGACGCCCGGGGCCTGTTCATCGGCGGGGAGTGGGCCGAGCCGGACGCCGGCCACTACCCGGTCACCGACCCGGCCACCGAGGAGAGCGTCGGCCGGGCCCCGGAGGCCTCGGCGGACCAGGTCCGCGCGGCCTGCGCTGCGGCCCGCGAGGCATGCGGGCCGTGGTCCCGCACCGCGCCCGAGGAACGGGCGGCGGTACTCGCCCGGGCGGCCGGCCTGATCCGCGACCGCCTGGTGCCGTACGCGGAACTGGCCCGCGCGGAGACCGGAGCGACGACGGCGACGGCGCGGGCGATGCAGGTGGGCGTGGCCGCGGCCCGCTTCCGCCGGTACGCGCGCGTGGAACCGGCCCAGTGGGCGATCGAGCCGCAGATCAACGAGGCCGGCCCGATGGGCAAGGCGGGCGTGGTGGGCGCCCTGGCGGTGCGCCAGCCGGTCGGGGTCGTGGTGTGCATCACCTCGTACAACAACCCGTGGGCCAACCCGGCGGGCAAGGTCGCGCCCGCCCTGGCCATGGGCAACACGGTGGTCGTGAAACCGGCCCCGCAGGACCCGCTGTCGGTGTACCGGATGGCTGAGGCCCTGGAGGAGGCCGGAGTGCCACGGGGAGTGGTGAACGTCGTCTCCGGCCGCTCGGTGGAGGTGGGCGAGGCGGCGGTGGCTTCGGACGACGTCGACATGGTGAGCTTCACGGGCTCCACGGCGGTGGGCCGGCGCATCGCCGAGGTGTGCGGGCGGGACATGAAACGCCAGTTGATGGAGCTGGGCGGAAAGGGCGCGGCGCTCGTCTTCGACGACGCGGACCTCGGGTCGGCGGTGGCCGGGATCGGCACCGCCTTCTCCTTCTACAGCGGCCAGATCTGCACGGCGCCGACGCGCGTCCTCGCCCAGCGCGGGGTGTACGACCACCTGGTGAACCAACTGGCCTCCTACGCACGCCGCTTGAAGGTGGGCGACCCGAGGGAGCCGGACACGGTCGTCGGCCCGCTGATCTCGGCGGCGCACCGCGAGCGGGTGGAGTCGTACGTCGAACTGGGCCGCAAGGAGGGCGCGACGGTCGTCACGGGAGCCGAACGACCGCTCCTGCCGGACCGCGGCTTCTACGTCGCCCCGACCCTCCTCGCCGACTGCACCAACGACATGCGGGTCTCCCGCGAGGAGATCTTCGGCCCGGTGGTGACGGTCATCCCCTTCGACGACGAGGAGGAGGCAGTGACCCTCGCCAACGACTCCGACTACGGACTCATCGACTACGTCTGGTCGGGCGACGTGGCGAGGGCCTTCCGCGTGGCCCGACGCCTCAAGGCAGGCGGAGTCGGCGTCAACACGGTCGCCCGCAACATGGAGGCACCCTTCGGCGGCTTCAAGAAGAGCGGGGTGGGGCGGGACGTGGGCTCATACGCGTTGCACGCCTACAGCGAGGTCCAGGCGATCGTGTGGCCGGGGTGA